One Brassica oleracea var. oleracea cultivar TO1000 chromosome C7, BOL, whole genome shotgun sequence genomic window carries:
- the LOC106304213 gene encoding protein MIZU-KUSSEI 1-like produces the protein MRTMVDLGKHHHHMQLITTPTTVDCARELRHRRTLRSLIECILPYCCTYQQPSPSCQNDTVSVSSSSSSSSSSDHSSSSSSSSSSSRSNSIISGTFFGHRRGRVSFCLQDTAVGSPPLLLLELAVPTAKLAKEMDQAGVLRIALECDRRRSSNSGPSSIFDVPVWSMYCNGRKMGSAVRRKVTENDAVFLRMMQSVSVGAGVVPVDKEEQTLYLRARFERVTGSSDSESFHMMNPGGSYGQELSIFLLRS, from the coding sequence ATGAGAACGATGGTCGATTTAGGAAAGCATCATCATCACATGCAACTCATAACCACTCCAACCACCGTGGACTGCGCTCGTGAATTACGTCACCGACGAACTCTCCGCTCACTCATCGAATGCATACTCCCATACTGTTGCACTTACCAACAACCTTCCCCTTCGTGCCAAAACGACACTGTTTCGGTCTCTTCATCTTCTTCCTCCTCTTCCTCCTCAGACCACTCCTCCTCCTCCTCTTCTTCATCCTCTTCTTCCCGTAGTAACAGCATCATAAGTGGAACTTTCTTCGGGCACCGTCGTGGAAGAGTCAGTTTCTGCCTTCAAGACACCGCCGTGGGATCTCCTCCGCTTCTCCTCCTAGAACTAGCTGTTCCCACGGCGAAGTTAGCCAAGGAGATGGATCAAGCAGGTGTTCTACGCATAGCCCTCGAGTGTGACCGTCGTCGAAGCAGCAACAGTGGCCCTTCGTCGATCTTTGATGTTCCGGTGTGGTCGATGTATTGCAACGGAAGGAAAATGGGGTCTGCTGTGAGGAGGAAGGTGACGGAGAACGACGCTGTTTTCTTGAGGATGATGCAGTCTGTTTCAGTCGGAGCTGGAGTTGTGCCGGTGGATAAAGAGGAGCAGACGCTGTACTTGAGAGCGAGGTTCGAACGAGTCACTGGGTCGAGTGACTCGGAATCGTTTCATATGATGAATCCTGGAGGTAGTTATGGACAGGAGCTTAGTATATTTCTTTTGAGATCGTGA